One genomic window of Ilyobacter polytropus DSM 2926 includes the following:
- a CDS encoding NAD(P)-dependent oxidoreductase: protein MADILKESERCLMCKNPRCVAACPASTEIPRIIKLFKENRIMEAGEILFENNPLSSVCGLICSHETQCKGNCILGIKGDGLNFGDIENYISSFYLDRMKLVKPKKRNQSIAIIGGGPAGITLAFILIQKGFDITIFESHDKIGGVLRYGIPEFRLPRTLLDKLEEKLVEAGVKIRPNISIGSTITVEDLFLDGYEAIFIGTGTWKPKRLRIKGESLGHTHFAVNYLKNPDVYRLGKEIAIIGAGNVAMDAARTAIRHGVEKATILFRDAEEFIEAREHEVKYAKIDGVEFMYRVGPTEITDDGVKIVDMKKAISDDEYPVFTPLEGSERLFKSDSVIIAVSQGPKSRIVSNVNTIKVNKNGLIITDKDGHTTMSGVFSGGDVVTGAKTVVEAVNISRNIAEKMEEYLDQKVKNN, encoded by the coding sequence ATGGCCGATATATTAAAAGAATCTGAAAGGTGTCTAATGTGTAAAAATCCCCGTTGTGTAGCAGCATGTCCTGCTTCAACTGAAATTCCGAGGATTATAAAATTATTTAAAGAAAATCGAATTATGGAAGCCGGAGAGATATTATTTGAAAATAATCCACTTTCTTCTGTCTGTGGTCTTATCTGTTCTCATGAAACCCAGTGCAAAGGGAACTGCATTCTGGGAATAAAAGGTGATGGCCTGAATTTCGGGGATATAGAAAATTATATATCTTCATTTTATCTAGATAGGATGAAGCTTGTGAAACCAAAAAAGAGAAATCAGAGTATCGCCATTATAGGTGGTGGTCCCGCAGGGATAACTCTGGCATTTATACTTATCCAAAAAGGATTTGATATAACGATTTTTGAATCCCATGACAAGATCGGAGGAGTGCTGAGGTATGGAATACCTGAGTTCAGACTTCCTAGAACACTGCTGGATAAGCTAGAAGAAAAACTGGTTGAGGCTGGAGTAAAAATAAGACCTAATATCTCCATAGGTTCTACCATAACTGTAGAAGATCTTTTTTTAGACGGATATGAGGCTATCTTTATAGGAACAGGTACATGGAAACCAAAAAGGTTACGTATCAAGGGAGAGTCTTTGGGACATACACATTTTGCTGTGAATTATCTTAAAAATCCAGATGTTTACAGACTTGGGAAGGAGATCGCCATTATAGGGGCGGGGAATGTTGCCATGGATGCAGCAAGGACAGCTATAAGGCATGGAGTTGAAAAGGCTACCATCTTATTTAGGGATGCCGAAGAATTTATAGAGGCTAGAGAACACGAAGTAAAATATGCAAAAATTGACGGAGTGGAATTCATGTACCGTGTTGGACCTACGGAAATCACCGACGATGGAGTAAAAATTGTGGATATGAAGAAAGCTATTTCTGATGATGAATATCCTGTATTCACTCCTTTAGAGGGATCAGAGAGGCTTTTTAAAAGTGATTCTGTTATTATTGCTGTAAGTCAAGGTCCGAAATCTCGAATAGTTTCGAATGTAAACACTATCAAAGTAAATAAAAACGGGCTAATTATTACTGACAAGGACGGCCATACAACCATGTCAGGTGTATTTTCCGGAGGAGACGTAGTTACGGGAGCCAAAACAGTGGTAGAAGCCGTAAATATATCTAGAAATATAGCCGAGAAGATGGAAGAGTATTTAGATCAAAAAGTAAAAAACAATTAA
- a CDS encoding DUF6448 family protein, which translates to MKKKLIIFLGLGVFAALAITHKSQIFIIPLLTPFILAHCDTMDGPLVADIKKSLKSKNIMPVLKWIKKSDEEEVKNMFKKVSSFSKENSEQKELLDLYFIETVVRVHRKGEGAPYNGLKPSGFPIDPIIKKGDLSIDSGKIGDLAEILSKEIKIKIKNKFEKAWELKKNANLDVEIGRKYTEAYADYIHFIESLHKLIEDSHHHH; encoded by the coding sequence ATGAAAAAGAAATTAATTATTTTTTTGGGTCTAGGAGTATTTGCAGCTCTTGCAATTACACATAAAAGTCAAATATTTATCATTCCTCTTTTAACTCCCTTTATTCTCGCACATTGTGACACCATGGACGGCCCCCTAGTAGCAGATATAAAAAAATCTCTAAAATCTAAAAATATAATGCCGGTTTTAAAATGGATAAAAAAAAGTGATGAAGAAGAAGTAAAGAATATGTTCAAAAAAGTTTCATCTTTTTCTAAAGAAAACTCGGAACAGAAAGAATTGTTGGACCTGTATTTTATAGAAACAGTGGTAAGAGTCCACAGAAAAGGAGAAGGTGCTCCCTATAATGGTTTAAAGCCTTCAGGATTTCCCATTGATCCAATTATAAAGAAAGGTGACCTGTCTATTGACAGCGGAAAAATAGGTGATCTTGCAGAAATATTGTCTAAGGAGATTAAAATAAAAATAAAGAATAAGTTTGAAAAGGCTTGGGAATTAAAAAAAAATGCAAACTTAGATGTAGAAATTGGACGAAAATATACTGAAGCCTATGCAGACTATATACATTTTATAGAATCTTTACATAAATTAATTGAAGATTCACATCACCATCATTGA
- a CDS encoding NAD(P)H-dependent oxidoreductase, with protein sequence MKEAFLKAMKERYACKEFDVNKKISKEDFDFILEAGRLSPSSFGFEPWQFLVVTTPEKKLEVTEHSWGGRDRATGASHFMVVLTRKGDMRHDSEYLNKFMKNIQKLPEEVIEMKTKFYRDFQEEDFNLLENHRALSDWAAKQSYIALGNMLTAAAFIGINSCPVEGFHKEKTTEILAEKFGVDTDKFDLAYMVAFGYEKRPQEFPKTRRPIEDIVKFF encoded by the coding sequence TTGAAAGAAGCATTTTTAAAAGCAATGAAGGAAAGATATGCCTGCAAAGAATTTGATGTCAATAAAAAGATCAGTAAAGAGGACTTTGACTTTATATTAGAGGCTGGAAGACTTTCTCCAAGTTCATTTGGATTTGAGCCTTGGCAGTTTTTAGTTGTAACTACTCCAGAAAAAAAGTTAGAGGTCACAGAGCATTCTTGGGGTGGAAGAGACAGAGCCACAGGTGCTAGCCATTTTATGGTAGTTCTTACAAGAAAAGGTGATATGAGACATGACTCTGAATATTTAAACAAGTTCATGAAAAATATTCAAAAGCTTCCAGAAGAAGTTATTGAGATGAAAACAAAGTTCTACAGGGATTTCCAGGAAGAGGACTTTAATTTATTAGAAAACCACAGAGCCCTTTCTGACTGGGCCGCCAAGCAAAGCTATATCGCTCTAGGTAACATGCTCACTGCAGCAGCATTCATTGGTATCAACTCATGCCCAGTAGAAGGTTTCCACAAGGAAAAGACAACCGAAATATTAGCTGAAAAGTTTGGAGTAGACACAGATAAATTTGATTTAGCATATATGGTTGCCTTTGGATACGAAAAAAGACCTCAGGAGTTTCCTAAGACTAGAAGACCTATAGAGGATATTGTAAAATTTTTCTAA
- a CDS encoding ATP-binding protein translates to MKFWLFFYVGIFDFDFECKNRDHKVLRTRMAFGGMTFNEAGPKITEKCIECGKCYKKCSFKAIEKGTPYRVRPERCDDCGDCITVCPVDAIEISSTF, encoded by the coding sequence ATGAAATTTTGGCTCTTTTTTTATGTCGGGATTTTTGACTTTGATTTTGAATGTAAAAACAGAGATCACAAAGTCTTAAGAACAAGAATGGCTTTCGGAGGAATGACCTTTAATGAAGCTGGTCCAAAGATAACTGAAAAATGTATTGAATGCGGAAAGTGCTATAAAAAATGCAGTTTTAAAGCCATAGAAAAAGGGACTCCCTACCGTGTAAGACCTGAAAGGTGTGACGACTGCGGTGACTGTATTACAGTATGTCCGGTAGATGCTATTGAAATTTCTTCTACATTTTAA
- a CDS encoding putative quinol monooxygenase — protein sequence MILIIAKATVKKDKLDEFKNTAAKLIKNTRSEDGCIEYALYENNEDPNILTFVEKWRDQEAVDKHGSTDFFKENIKKIISYSENLDISLNTEV from the coding sequence ATGATATTAATTATTGCAAAGGCCACTGTGAAAAAAGATAAGTTAGATGAGTTCAAAAATACCGCTGCCAAACTTATAAAAAATACCAGATCAGAAGACGGATGTATAGAGTATGCCCTCTATGAAAATAACGAAGATCCAAATATCCTTACATTTGTTGAAAAATGGCGTGATCAAGAAGCTGTTGACAAACACGGAAGTACAGATTTTTTCAAAGAAAACATCAAAAAGATAATAAGCTACTCTGAAAATTTGGACATTTCTTTAAATACTGAAGTATAG
- a CDS encoding bifunctional diguanylate cyclase/phosphohydrolase: MNPFKYVSKKIIIAELILAYFLFFIMEKTLNNDLFNASLEIGYILVGFLGLYFFINLNMSIPIIGFSIIFLSFILDFLDEFEAYFQLPGFLGNNFDDISFLVGLLIFVSGLYIMTKKKQESSEKLEYLAKYDSLTDTYSRQYLPKILEQIQSQDSYPLGLLIMDFNGLKFINDSFGHDTGDYLIKESVLLLKNCMNPASDTLIRLGGDEFLIISPKSSQKTLSDLTKYIADTCEKTSFMEIPISLSIGHALIENPKDNFEKFLRLADDRMYLDKLINRKSIGGSYIECLKKTLEEKSYETSAHVNRMISIVKIFGEFMKTSREFLDALELATSLHDIGKIAIPESIILKPSKLDEHEWQVIKRHPEIGSRIVNGLFTLPHVEQGILAHHERWDGKGYPAGLKGEKIPLIARIISIIDSFDVMIQGRSYQNYKSVEEALEEIHVCSGKQFDPTLVTVFNEIITTDYGKISDVIGIDKYDDFDLLQKLDAI; the protein is encoded by the coding sequence ATGAACCCATTTAAGTATGTTTCAAAAAAAATAATTATAGCTGAATTAATCTTGGCTTACTTCCTATTTTTCATTATGGAGAAAACACTAAATAACGACTTATTTAATGCCTCGTTGGAAATAGGCTACATACTGGTTGGATTCTTGGGACTATACTTTTTCATCAATCTAAATATGTCCATTCCCATAATAGGATTTAGCATAATCTTTTTAAGCTTTATTTTGGATTTTCTAGATGAGTTTGAAGCTTATTTCCAATTGCCAGGTTTTTTAGGAAACAACTTTGACGACATCTCCTTTTTGGTGGGATTATTAATTTTTGTTTCTGGACTATATATTATGACCAAAAAAAAGCAGGAATCATCAGAAAAATTAGAGTATTTGGCAAAATACGATTCTCTGACCGATACTTACAGCCGTCAATATCTTCCAAAAATTTTGGAGCAGATACAATCTCAGGACTCTTATCCTTTAGGTCTTCTCATTATGGACTTTAATGGTTTAAAATTCATCAACGATTCATTTGGTCACGATACAGGGGATTATCTGATTAAAGAGTCTGTGCTTCTATTGAAGAACTGCATGAACCCCGCTTCGGATACACTAATCAGGTTAGGTGGTGATGAATTTCTAATTATATCGCCTAAATCATCTCAGAAAACACTGTCTGATCTCACCAAATATATTGCTGATACTTGTGAAAAAACAAGCTTTATGGAAATCCCCATTTCTTTATCAATTGGCCACGCATTAATAGAAAATCCTAAGGATAATTTTGAAAAATTTCTTAGACTTGCTGACGATCGAATGTATCTAGATAAACTTATAAATCGCAAATCCATAGGAGGCAGCTATATAGAATGCCTCAAGAAAACCCTCGAAGAGAAAAGTTATGAAACCAGTGCCCATGTAAACCGAATGATCTCTATAGTCAAAATATTTGGTGAGTTTATGAAAACCAGCAGGGAATTTCTAGACGCATTGGAGTTGGCAACCTCCCTGCATGACATTGGAAAAATAGCAATTCCAGAAAGTATAATTTTAAAACCTTCAAAACTCGATGAACACGAATGGCAGGTTATAAAACGTCATCCTGAGATCGGAAGCCGTATTGTAAACGGTCTCTTTACTCTCCCACATGTTGAACAGGGTATCCTAGCACACCACGAAAGATGGGACGGAAAGGGATACCCCGCAGGATTAAAAGGTGAAAAAATCCCTTTAATTGCCCGTATCATAAGTATAATTGATTCTTTTGATGTTATGATTCAAGGAAGGTCGTATCAGAACTATAAATCTGTAGAGGAAGCTCTTGAAGAAATTCATGTCTGCTCGGGAAAGCAGTTTGACCCTACCCTCGTAACGGTATTCAATGAGATTATCACAACCGACTATGGAAAAATATCTGATGTAATAGGAATTGATAAATACGATGATTTTGATCTCTTACAAAAATTAGATGCAATTTAA
- a CDS encoding CorA family divalent cation transporter, which yields MIEVLLENGEIKKVLSIDELDVDRSKILSIQLMEASEKEITTLAKHFDFIIQPLDKRSEIEISSRYVEIDSQIFLNLTFPNLTKDQTIEEAFIHVIILKDILILNLNGVSDISLIQILKNRIFYTSNINSDQELPLLFLSSLTDYYADLIELVSKKVKRYFKEVLDLKNISVEELDNLTKIKLDNIQLKECLIELQRIILQLRRSPAMNERSQELLISESKDLSVINGHINYNFDRLNDLKDNISSKIELEQNHIIKIFTVVTVCIAPPSLIAGIYGMNFDIMPELGWNLGYPFSVIIMILSIIITLVILKFKKWI from the coding sequence ATGATTGAGGTTTTATTAGAAAATGGAGAGATCAAAAAAGTTTTAAGTATAGATGAGCTTGATGTGGACAGATCTAAAATACTAAGTATTCAGCTGATGGAAGCCAGTGAAAAAGAGATTACCACATTGGCCAAACATTTTGATTTTATTATACAGCCCTTAGATAAAAGAAGTGAGATAGAGATAAGCTCTAGATACGTGGAAATCGACTCACAAATATTTTTAAATTTAACCTTCCCAAATTTGACCAAAGATCAAACAATCGAAGAAGCCTTCATCCATGTAATAATCTTAAAGGACATTCTTATATTAAATTTAAACGGAGTCTCTGATATTTCACTCATACAGATTTTAAAAAACAGAATTTTCTATACAAGCAATATAAATTCTGACCAGGAACTCCCCCTTCTTTTTCTGAGCTCTCTCACAGATTATTATGCTGACCTCATTGAGTTGGTTTCAAAGAAGGTAAAAAGATATTTCAAAGAAGTTCTAGATCTGAAAAATATTTCGGTAGAAGAACTTGATAATCTAACAAAAATAAAACTTGATAATATTCAACTTAAAGAATGCCTTATAGAACTCCAAAGGATCATATTACAACTGAGAAGAAGTCCTGCCATGAACGAAAGAAGTCAAGAACTCTTAATTTCTGAGAGTAAAGATTTATCAGTAATAAACGGACATATAAATTATAACTTTGACAGGCTTAATGACCTCAAAGATAATATTTCCAGCAAGATCGAATTAGAGCAAAATCATATAATTAAAATTTTTACCGTAGTCACAGTGTGTATCGCACCGCCAAGCTTGATAGCCGGTATTTACGGAATGAACTTTGATATTATGCCTGAATTGGGATGGAACCTAGGTTATCCTTTTTCTGTAATTATCATGATTTTGTCTATAATTATAACCCTTGTCATACTAAAGTTCAAAAAATGGATTTAA
- a CDS encoding YczE/YyaS/YitT family protein, which produces MKKEIFRYLKLILGFFCCSLGVVIIIKSNLGFSPWDVLHQGISKVGGITIGQAAILVGSTVVTLDLFLGEKIGSGTILNTLSMGIFMDGILYLDIIPLSTNILMGIPMMFLGLFIFSIGCYLYISTGLGCGPRDALMVALTKKTNFSVRSIRSVMEVGVLVTGYLLGGYAGIGTVMVASFTGSFMQGVFRLFDFDVKSVVHRDIKMEAVLLKNYIYRGKHLKKPN; this is translated from the coding sequence TTGAAAAAAGAGATCTTCAGATATTTAAAATTAATTTTAGGATTCTTTTGCTGCTCTCTAGGTGTGGTTATAATAATAAAATCCAACTTGGGATTCTCACCCTGGGACGTACTTCATCAGGGAATATCAAAGGTTGGAGGGATAACTATAGGCCAGGCTGCCATTCTTGTGGGAAGTACTGTTGTGACCCTAGATCTTTTTTTAGGAGAAAAAATAGGCAGCGGAACAATACTCAACACACTGTCTATGGGAATATTCATGGATGGAATTCTTTATCTAGATATAATTCCTCTGAGTACTAATATTCTTATGGGGATACCGATGATGTTTTTGGGATTATTTATATTTAGTATAGGCTGTTATCTCTATATATCCACAGGCCTTGGATGTGGTCCTAGAGATGCCCTCATGGTGGCTCTCACCAAAAAAACCAACTTTTCAGTGAGAAGCATAAGAAGTGTTATGGAGGTAGGTGTTTTGGTGACTGGATATCTTTTAGGAGGATATGCCGGTATTGGAACTGTTATGGTAGCATCCTTCACAGGGAGTTTCATGCAAGGGGTATTCAGATTGTTTGATTTTGATGTGAAATCAGTTGTTCACCGGGACATAAAAATGGAAGCAGTTTTACTTAAGAATTATATTTATAGGGGAAAACATCTAAAAAAACCAAATTAA
- a CDS encoding LysE/ArgO family amino acid transporter — protein MDIAVAGQGFGLGLSLIAAIGAQNSYVLKKGILKNNVFAVAVTCTLIDAVLICLGTLGLGRIIEGNKVFMLSATAFGVLFLSYYGISSIVRAIKKSEVMELEENRENESVKKTLLTLVALSLLNPHLYLDTVILIGSVGSKFPIHQRPDFVIGSCLASFVWFFGLAYGARILIPIFKKEVTWKILDIIIGITMLSISLGLIQFAMKNYF, from the coding sequence ATGGATATTGCAGTGGCAGGACAGGGATTTGGATTGGGGCTCAGCTTGATTGCAGCTATAGGGGCTCAAAATAGTTATGTTCTAAAAAAAGGGATATTAAAAAATAATGTATTTGCAGTTGCCGTAACCTGCACTTTAATAGATGCTGTGCTTATATGCTTGGGGACACTGGGATTAGGAAGAATTATAGAGGGGAATAAGGTATTTATGCTCTCTGCCACAGCCTTTGGAGTTCTTTTTTTAAGCTACTATGGGATCTCGTCAATAGTTAGGGCGATAAAAAAAAGTGAAGTTATGGAGCTTGAGGAAAACAGGGAGAATGAGTCAGTAAAAAAAACTCTATTAACACTTGTGGCCTTAAGCCTCTTAAATCCTCATTTATACTTGGATACTGTTATTCTCATAGGAAGTGTAGGTTCAAAATTTCCCATACATCAGAGACCGGATTTTGTAATAGGTAGTTGCCTGGCATCTTTTGTCTGGTTTTTCGGATTGGCTTATGGAGCAAGAATTCTTATTCCCATATTCAAAAAAGAAGTTACGTGGAAAATTTTAGATATTATAATCGGTATAACTATGCTTTCTATTTCATTGGGACTGATACAGTTTGCCATGAAAAATTATTTTTAG
- a CDS encoding MerR family transcriptional regulator, translating to MRESYKISEIAKIFNISRRTLIYYDEIDLFKPYYIDEENGYRYYSEHQTYVLRFIIALKNSGFSLNEIKKYTNFKSIEESQEFLESKIEAMKEKIKNLEKSIEIVKIKYDQLEKVKSSEGLKPGIVTDINFKMIIIDVKKPYGYVQTEKAFKELSQIEKNLQLKEKKHVAIVGMKNLKKLNVYPLKFVGSVIPDELEHSAAINVEEKKCATITHKDSFENLKNSYKKLMDFIEDNSYKIIGNSLEISSEEKIQLEGGIGEVIEIIIPVKQVL from the coding sequence ATGAGAGAAAGTTATAAAATAAGTGAAATAGCAAAAATTTTCAATATATCCCGGAGGACATTGATCTATTATGATGAGATAGACTTATTCAAGCCCTACTATATAGATGAGGAGAATGGTTATAGGTATTATTCAGAGCATCAGACCTATGTACTGAGGTTTATAATCGCCTTAAAAAATTCGGGATTTTCATTGAATGAAATAAAAAAATATACTAACTTCAAGAGTATAGAGGAGAGTCAGGAATTCCTGGAGAGTAAGATTGAGGCAATGAAAGAAAAGATAAAAAATCTGGAAAAATCAATAGAAATTGTTAAGATAAAGTATGATCAACTGGAAAAAGTAAAATCTTCCGAAGGTCTAAAACCTGGCATCGTAACTGATATAAACTTTAAGATGATTATTATTGATGTAAAAAAACCTTATGGATATGTCCAGACAGAAAAGGCATTTAAAGAACTGTCTCAGATAGAAAAAAATCTACAATTAAAAGAGAAAAAGCATGTTGCCATTGTGGGCATGAAAAATCTTAAAAAATTGAATGTTTATCCTCTGAAGTTCGTGGGTTCTGTTATTCCTGATGAATTAGAGCATAGTGCAGCAATCAATGTAGAAGAAAAAAAATGTGCGACCATCACCCACAAGGATTCATTTGAAAATTTAAAAAACAGTTATAAAAAGTTGATGGATTTTATAGAGGATAATTCTTATAAAATAATCGGAAATTCACTGGAGATATCAAGTGAGGAAAAAATACAGCTAGAAGGTGGTATAGGGGAGGTCATAGAAATAATAATTCCCGTAAAACAGGTTTTATAG
- a CDS encoding alcohol dehydrogenase family protein, translated as MKNEEILKKNRFDISDCKETMKAVVTTGNGGYEKLDYRDVPVPTLGPGEVLIQVLAAGVNNTEINTRLGWYSSKVTTSTTSLDSEEKEKKAAEESADGGWNKATPFPFIQGTDCCGRVVAAFSENDKKLINKRVLVRPCMRSQGWDSLENIWMASDFDGAFAQFVKVPAEEVFPVDCDWSDSELGTIPCAYGTAENMIHRAKVKKGDRVLIAGASGGVGSAAVQLAKRRGATVIAIAGKTKLEKLLEIGADKVISRDDDVLEILGEKSVNVVVDNVAGANFPRMIKALKRGGKFVSSGAIAGPLVELDMRDFYLKDLTLIGCTAWDEPVFPNLISYIEKGEIKPLLAKTFTLENIVEAQKEFALKKHVGKFVLVPDHQ; from the coding sequence ATGAAAAACGAAGAAATATTAAAAAAAAATCGTTTTGATATAAGTGATTGTAAAGAGACTATGAAAGCAGTTGTTACAACTGGAAACGGAGGCTATGAAAAGCTTGATTACCGTGACGTTCCTGTTCCAACACTCGGGCCTGGTGAAGTTCTTATACAAGTTCTTGCTGCCGGGGTCAATAATACTGAGATAAATACACGTCTTGGTTGGTATTCGTCAAAAGTTACAACCAGCACCACATCGCTTGATTCTGAAGAAAAAGAAAAAAAGGCTGCAGAAGAAAGTGCAGATGGTGGATGGAATAAAGCTACTCCTTTCCCATTTATACAGGGAACAGATTGCTGCGGCCGTGTGGTGGCTGCTTTTTCAGAAAATGATAAAAAATTAATAAATAAAAGGGTTTTGGTCCGTCCTTGTATGCGTAGTCAAGGCTGGGATTCCCTAGAAAACATCTGGATGGCTTCTGATTTTGACGGAGCCTTTGCCCAGTTTGTAAAGGTTCCTGCAGAGGAAGTTTTTCCTGTTGACTGTGACTGGAGTGATTCAGAGTTAGGGACTATTCCCTGTGCCTATGGTACAGCGGAGAATATGATTCATAGAGCAAAGGTAAAAAAAGGTGACCGTGTGTTGATAGCCGGAGCTTCAGGCGGTGTCGGCTCTGCTGCAGTTCAGTTGGCAAAGCGTCGAGGAGCAACTGTAATAGCCATCGCCGGGAAGACGAAACTTGAAAAATTACTTGAGATAGGTGCAGATAAAGTTATATCAAGGGATGATGATGTTTTGGAAATCTTGGGTGAAAAATCTGTAAATGTTGTAGTGGATAATGTTGCCGGAGCAAATTTCCCCAGAATGATAAAGGCACTGAAAAGAGGCGGAAAATTTGTATCCTCTGGAGCTATTGCCGGTCCACTTGTGGAGCTTGATATGCGTGACTTTTACTTAAAGGACCTGACTTTAATCGGGTGCACTGCATGGGATGAACCTGTTTTTCCAAATCTTATTTCGTATATTGAAAAAGGCGAAATCAAACCTCTTTTGGCAAAAACATTCACGTTGGAAAACATTGTAGAAGCCCAGAAAGAATTTGCTCTGAAAAAGCACGTTGGAAAATTTGTTTTAGTTCCTGATCATCAATAG
- a CDS encoding MATE family efflux transporter, translating into MKYKKNRKLITEGNLYRVIFSIALPLMVSTLVQRAYTLTDMYFLGRLGSLQVAAITFVDPIITAILNMGLGLSVPMIATVSQSIGAQKYDTAKKSIGNLIYVAFITSLIIGVSGLLFSTAILKLLNLEGRLLSLSSDYLKVVLLGTIFTFINTCYISIKQAEGDSMKPLYMNVTALMLNILLNPIFIFQMNLGIIGAALATVLSKCLLSIYGIWDTFKGSGLKIEKKHLTINKEEFKRMVALGLPAIITKIASPLGNMLINSQALSYGPALIASVGLGNKINSIVFSLNSTLCTAMTTITGQNLGNKTPERIKEAFKKMLMLIFFLGTLGLSVVLLFSKEIVGLFSNDPEVIKTTTEFLRVTFPTVFMWGIYQAISGIYQGAGYTKISMYITLIRLWIIRIPLIFILAVFIGEKSLWYSTAIATNSIGVIAIIFYLSNSWMKNNKYITV; encoded by the coding sequence ATGAAATATAAAAAAAATAGAAAATTAATCACAGAGGGAAACCTTTACCGGGTCATCTTTTCCATTGCCTTGCCTCTTATGGTAAGCACCCTTGTGCAGAGAGCGTATACTCTCACAGATATGTATTTTTTGGGAAGGTTGGGAAGTCTGCAGGTGGCTGCAATTACCTTTGTCGATCCTATTATTACTGCGATATTAAATATGGGACTAGGCTTATCCGTACCTATGATTGCCACAGTATCACAGAGTATAGGGGCTCAAAAGTACGACACAGCAAAAAAAAGCATAGGTAATCTCATATATGTCGCTTTTATAACGTCATTAATTATAGGGGTATCTGGATTACTTTTTTCCACTGCAATTCTGAAACTTTTAAACCTTGAGGGAAGGCTTTTATCACTGTCTTCAGATTATCTGAAAGTAGTGCTTTTAGGAACAATTTTCACCTTTATAAATACCTGTTATATATCTATAAAGCAGGCTGAAGGAGATTCTATGAAGCCCCTCTATATGAATGTGACAGCTCTTATGCTGAATATACTCCTTAATCCTATATTTATCTTCCAGATGAATCTTGGGATAATAGGTGCTGCCCTTGCCACAGTTCTGTCTAAATGTCTTTTATCCATCTATGGAATCTGGGACACTTTTAAGGGAAGTGGATTAAAGATTGAAAAAAAACACCTTACTATAAACAAAGAGGAATTTAAAAGAATGGTTGCCCTGGGGTTGCCGGCTATAATAACCAAGATAGCTTCTCCCTTGGGAAATATGCTTATTAATTCCCAGGCCTTGTCCTACGGACCAGCTCTTATAGCATCTGTCGGATTGGGAAATAAGATAAATTCTATAGTCTTTAGTCTAAACAGCACCCTCTGTACTGCAATGACAACCATAACAGGACAGAACCTTGGAAATAAAACTCCCGAAAGAATAAAAGAAGCCTTCAAAAAAATGTTAATGCTCATATTTTTTCTTGGAACACTGGGCTTATCTGTTGTCCTGCTTTTTTCTAAGGAAATAGTCGGTCTTTTCTCAAATGATCCAGAAGTCATAAAAACAACAACAGAATTTCTTAGGGTTACTTTCCCCACTGTATTTATGTGGGGTATTTACCAGGCTATCTCTGGAATTTATCAGGGGGCAGGCTACACAAAGATATCTATGTATATTACCCTTATAAGGTTATGGATAATAAGAATTCCGTTAATATTTATTTTAGCTGTATTTATAGGAGAAAAATCTCTTTGGTATTCTACGGCCATAGCAACAAACTCAATAGGAGTAATCGCCATTATATTTTATCTCTCCAATAGTTGGATGAAAAATAATAAATATATCACAGTTTAA